In Legionella israelensis, the genomic window TAGACAAGATATGTTTATCCAACTCACGCGTGGTTTCGATGCCGTTTTCCTTAAATGCAACGGTTAAATCATCAATATGCTCTGCCATTTACAGTTATCCATTAATTTTATTTGACGATGGATTGTAATCTTCCATTGACAAAAGTCAAGGTAACGGATGGCTGATATTGATCTGCCTGATACGTCCATATTTCAGTTTTGTTATCGCCTGGTAGAATCCGGTTAATGTACGTTTTATTGACGAGAGAAGGATTGCCACAGGTATTGTAGACGGCTGCGACAGGACTGCCAACTTCCACACTGCTGCCACAGATACTAAAGGCATTGGTTGAGGAGCCGTTAATCCGCGCAGAAGCTACCTTATTGTTTATGATATCTACTTCTAATCTTGCTCCGCCATAACCGGTTGGAACACTCCACACTCCATAAAAAGCTTCTCCGGTACCTTGATTGTTATATATAAGTTGAGTTACTGGCACTTTTTCTGTAACCGGTTGGTTAGATTGCTCTTTTTTTATGGGTTGCCCGCAGGCATTGATAACCTCGTCCTGAGTCATCCCTGTATTAATGTATTTATGATTTCCTGGGCAATAATAGGAATCCAAAGCAAAAACCGACAAAGGCAACATCATAAGAATCAGAAGAATAAGAGGTGCTTGTTTCATGATTCAATCCAAGGAGTGAAGGTGACTTGTATATAGTATAGCCAAATCACCATTTTTTTTAAGAGTCGCAGCCTGATGCTTTATTTTGCTCTATAACAAACGCCAGGGGAGTGAGTGGTTGATAAAAAGAGTAATCACTTTCAGTATAATTAAGATGATGAACGGTGAGAAATCAAAGCCTGAAATATCGGGAATGATTTTTCGACCAAAGTTTAAAAATGGCGCTGTGATGATACGGATAACATCTAATACTGGATGCTGGAGAGCAGGACTGACCCAGCTTAAAACAACTTGAATCAAAATGATATAAAACAAGAGATCGCAAGGCTGAATAATTAAATCAGCCAGTACATAAACCAATATAAAAGTAAATGGTATTAATGCACCAAATACAAGCAGACTGACAATAATTATTTTGATAAATTCTACAACGACAAGAGCAGCAAACGTTGTCCAATCGTAGCGATTTGAAGCTTTGTATTCGATGTTAAATATATGATTTAGCGGCAAAACGATAGGGTTTGTTATTTTATAGATAATTTGACTGGCGGGGTTGATAGCACTGATACGGAAAAATCGTATGGCTATCCGCAGCCATAAGCTGAAAATCACAAGAGTAAAAAAAATCGATACTAAAAATAAACCTACTGCTTGAAAACCGGACATTATTCCTCCGTCATCTGTTAAGAACTAAATGGAACTAAATGGAAATAAAAGTAAATATCTTTCCTGTAAATGACTATGGTAAATGAATTTCCATGGCTTGACACGTCTTCAGGATACAATTTACCGAAAAGTCAAATTTTGCAGATCTTAAACGAAAATTACTTTGAAAAATGCTCAAACAGACAGCCATGCGGCGTTTTTTCAAAGTAATTTTGTTT contains:
- a CDS encoding DUF2845 domain-containing protein, with the translated sequence MKQAPLILLILMMLPLSVFALDSYYCPGNHKYINTGMTQDEVINACGQPIKKEQSNQPVTEKVPVTQLIYNNQGTGEAFYGVWSVPTGYGGARLEVDIINNKVASARINGSSTNAFSICGSSVEVGSPVAAVYNTCGNPSLVNKTYINRILPGDNKTEIWTYQADQYQPSVTLTFVNGRLQSIVK
- a CDS encoding YggT family protein: MSGFQAVGLFLVSIFFTLVIFSLWLRIAIRFFRISAINPASQIIYKITNPIVLPLNHIFNIEYKASNRYDWTTFAALVVVEFIKIIIVSLLVFGALIPFTFILVYVLADLIIQPCDLLFYIILIQVVLSWVSPALQHPVLDVIRIITAPFLNFGRKIIPDISGFDFSPFIILIILKVITLFINHSLPWRLL